The following DNA comes from Euryarchaeota archaeon.
TGCCTGGTCGGGCGTCGCTTCGAGTTCGGCGGGCGATTCATGATCGCGTCGAAGTAGCACTATGAGGCGCATGTTCGCGCTGTCGCCGACCTTGTCAGGGCCCTTCATCCACTCGCGCGGAAGCATCGCCCGGGAGTTTCCGAATCCCCAGTAGCACTTGTCGTCGCCGAGGTCCTTGATCGCGCATTTCTCGCCCTTTTCGTGGTGGCACTTCGACGCATCGGTGAGGACGTTCTCAAGTTTGCACCGGTCGAATATGGGCCTCAGCCACTCCTCTTCGCGGGCGTTCTCCGTTCGCACGTAGAGACGGCGCTCGGGTTGGTTCACGACGAATGTCGGTTTCTTGATGTCGTCCACGTTCACGGGGTGACGGATGTAGATCCAGTCGTCGCCCACGACCTTGCCCTTCTCGTGCTGGAAGAGCTTGTTCACCTGGGTCGTCTTCCCGGTCCCAGTCGGGGCGATGATGACGACGCCCTTGCCGTCGATCTCCGCGCACGCGCCGTGGATGGAGTGCGTGTTGAAATTCTCCTCCAGGATCTTGGCTGCGATGCCGAGCGCCCACGATTTGCACTGGCCGTAGTACTCCGTGTTCACGAACACGGCGAAGTTACGGTCGGGGCAGTAGTATGCGTGCGCAGCCATGTTCGGCACGCCGCCGACGCTCACGATGAACGCGTGCGGCTGTATGCTCCCATCCCTCGGGCCCGGCGTCCAGTTATCCACCCAGAAGTCGTGCTGGTGGAAACTGTTAGTAATGAGTCTCACAATGATGCCGTTGATGTTCGCGTCCCACTCGTACCGGCTGTCGTGCCTGAGCATCGGCATGACGCGGTCGAGAAGCGCGTCGAGTTCTTTGGGGCTCAGGTTCTTCGTCGAATCGACGCGGCCCTGACTCGCGGTCACGAAATTGTTGAGGCCGCCCGTGCGATCGAACGATCCGGTGGACACTTCGACGGATTTCTTCATCTGCAGGTTCTCCCTCATGGAATCACCAACGAGTGAGGCCCCTAGGGGGTTGGGGTTAAAAAGCGTATTGTGCGCTGGAAGGGCACATGGCGCGCTGTGGCGCATAGTCCACTTGGATTCCCTACGGCGCGCGCCGGTGGACTATGTCAGTGTCGTCGGATCCTATCGAATCCGCGGCGCGCCTTCCTCGGCAAGACTTTTGTGCCTTACCTACTATTGTCGCTCGGCGGTCTTGGCGCGTGGGGAGGATACGATCCGTTTCCGTGGGAATGAACGCGCTCTCGACGGCTGCTTCGCATTTTGTGGGCTTCGCCGAGCACGTGGGACCGACACTCATACTGTACGCGCTCGTCGCCTCCACCATGGATCCCGGTCTTGGCAGCGCGCGGCCATGGAACCCAGCGGGTGCCGCCGCTTCGGGCACCGTCGACTCCGACCCGGACGCTCAGCTTACGATAGTCGATCTGGCATTCGTTTTGATAAAGGCGTGTCTTCTCTTCTTTGCGGCCATCATGGCCACCGCCTACGCGTTGGCCATCAGAAGGGGCGAGCATCCATCGGTCAAGGAAACCCTCGCGTTCGTCGGCCCCCGGCTCTCCAAGGCACGTGAAGCATGCGGGACGTTGGTCGCCCTCAACCTCTTTGTCGATTTCATTCCGACCTTCGTTTCAGGACTATCGGGCGGAGCGGCGTTCATCGCCGGCTTCGCCCTCTTCTTGGTCACGGTGTACCTGGGCGTGCGTTGGATGCTCGCGGATGCCGTCATCTTGTCCGAAGACGCGTCAGGAAACCGCGCAATACCCAGAAGCCAACAACTCATGCGCGGAAGTTGGTGGAGTGTTTTCTTGGCCATGGGTTTGGTCAGCATTCCTTCCATCGTGTTTGCAGCGCTCCTATCATCGCCGAACGGTTTGTTGCCGCAACTCATCAGCGCCTTTGTCCCGGCAATGGCGATCTACCCGGCGGCGGGCGTGCTGACAGTCTCCGTATACTCGGCATTGGTAGCGGAGGCGCCTCAAACCCATGAACGACGCCACGAATCGGTAAGATCGGACCCGCCGGCGGCGGCCCCTGGTGCGTGGCCAGTGCGGCCCGCCCCGGAGACGTCGTCCAAGACGTCGTATCGCGACCGTTTCAGGATAGAACGCGAACTCGGTGCCGGCGGGTCGGGGAAGGCGTTTCTCGCCCGCGACGTGGCGCTCGATCGCCTCGTCGTGCTGAAACAGCCTGTGGTGGGTTGGCTTTCCGCCTCGGACGCCGTGAACTCTCGGTTCATGCGCGAGGCAAGGCTTGCCGCCCGCGTCCAGCACCCGAACGTCGTCGCCGTCCATGAGATAATCACGGAAGAAGAGCCCCCCGTGCTCTTGATGGAGTACGTCCAGGGAGGAAGTCTTGACGACGTCTTGGAGACCCGCAACCGGCTCACGCCGGAGGAATCCGTCCGCATCGTGGCGGATGTCCTCGCCGGACTCGGCGCTATCCACGCGGCCGGAATCGTCCACCGTGATCTCAAGCCGGCGAACATCCTTCTCACGCCGAACGGTGTCGCAAAAGTCTCCGATTTTGGCATCGCCCGGATAGAAGCGAGCGGCCAGGGCTCAACGGTGACAGCCGGCACGATGGCGTTCTCGGGCACCATCCTATACATGAGCCCGGAACAGGCCCGGGGCGATCCCGTGGACGCCCGGACGGATATCTACGCGGTGGGTGCCATCCTGTACCGGGCCCTAACAGGCGACCACTATCTCGCCCTCGAAGGGCAGTCGGATTTCAAGGCGCGCCAGTTGATACAGGAAGCGCTGCCAAGACTCCCCGCGGACGGCATCCCTTGGCAGTACGAGGGCGTCATCAGGACGGCGCTTGCAAAGTCGCCGGGAGAACGGTTCCAGACCGCTGCGGCCATGCGCGAGGCGCTGATGGCGGCGGCCAAAGGCTGATGCCGTGTGCTGGCGCGGTTTGAGGGGACGGTCCGGGGAAGCGTCGACCAACGGTTAAGTAATGGGCAATCGATTGGGGAAACGTGGCCGACGACCTGACGCTCTTCGTGGGGTTCTACGTCCTGTCGGCGATTCTCCTGACGGCGTACGTTGTCTTGACCGTCCGCAAGGATTGGACGCAAACGTCTGGAGGCGCGGGCTCAGCCATCATGAGCGGCGCTCCGGCGGTGACTCCTCCGGAACATCTCGACCTCATAGATCGTCGGGTCCTCGACGAGAACGGCAACGAGGTGGGTGAGACCGTGAAGATCGACGGCGAGATGATCATCATCGAGAAAGCAGACAAGGTTTGGGCGGTTTCAGCGGGGGCATTGAAGCATGAGGGTGACGACCTCGTCCCGTTGAACACGATCGATTGGGTGGGCGCCGCAGCGCGCGGCGAGGAGTGGCGGGGAAGTCAGGCGCACAAGGATGTGAAGTTCGACGACGATGATGCGCCCATCCACGAGGATGACCGCTGACCATCATTCCGTGTAACCTTTTTCCCTTGCGAACACTTCGAGTACCCTGACTTCCTTTCCCGCGACGACATAAACGACGCGATAGCGGCCCGCGCGTAGGCGGTTCTTTGGTGGTTTTGTCGCTTGCAACCGCTTGACATCGACACCGGGGCGCGATGTCAACGGGTCGTCGGCGAGTTGGACGAGAGCCTTGCGGATGTTTCGTTGCACGATTGCGGGCAGCCGACCAAACTGTTTTTCGAAGGTTCGCGACACGAGGACGCGGTACATCAAAGGTCCTCGAGAGGGATGAATTCGTCCTCTTCGAGGATCTTGTTCCAACGGGCGTCAAGCTTTTTCCAACCCGCGTCCTGGATGAGGCGGCGGATGATGTCGTCGTACGACTCTCCTTTGGAGCCGAATCTTTTCAGCATGTCGCGCGTCGTGGGCTTCACCGAGATCGTCGTGTCCATGGACCCCATGGATTCCATGGCTTTCATGGCCCATAAGGGTGTCGGCCATGGGACAAGTCATGTCGTGGCCAGGTCGCCGAAACTGGCGGACGGTGTCAAGTCGGCGGTACGCATGCCCGAATCCTATGATCCTGTCTTCCATGTGTCGTCCAATGCGCCGGTCATGTGTATCCAATGGCGGGGATCCGACGATTCATGATGCGGGACCGTGCTAATTCCACTCGCAAGTTCCCTCTGTCGATTGAAAGGGCAATCGAAAATCAAATTCCGCGCCTAGTCTCGGGTGCACGGTGAAGTTGAAGCTGTAATTCCCAGGGTGGAAACGATGAAAAACCTGGAATACTCCGTACCTTTCCTGGCTTGGCTCCAGCCGCACGTACGCTAGGCCATATTTGGACACGGCGCTTCCCGCGTCGATTACGGGTTCGGGCGAACGAGAAAGTGCTAACGATTCGTTGTACCACGGGCCCAGCGACATCGTCACTTGTTCGGGAACCGCCGGTCCGCGAAGTTCAACCGTTTGCCCACCAGCCCCCGACGTTTCCCGTAACGTGACCCAGAAAGTATTCACCGAACAGCCTTGAAGGACGAGCGGTGACGTGGCGTTCACCAGCAGAAGTTCAGCAGAGATTTCGAACGATGGAAGGGTATCTCCGCCTACCTGCACCGCGGCCACGTCCAACGTCACTTTCGATGCGTTAATCCAGCCGGTGCCGCGCCCTTCAACATATAGGTCACCCGACACTGGTTGATCACGGAGACTCCAACCGTCTTTAGCCCCCCAGGTGGAAATCGTCGAAAACGTCGACAAGAACGCGTAGTCCGTGGCGACCTTAAGATCGCCATCCAGCCACACCAGCCCTTGGACGGTCTCTACCATCGCCGTCCCAATATCTCCGGTCGAATTCAGTCGAACACGGTCGATTTCTGTTGGTTCCAAGAGCCTGAACTTGAAGACATTCGGATTCCGGGCGCCGTCGCTATAAGCCGAGGAACTGAACCCGTTTTCGGATGTGCGGAATTGGACTTGTGCGCCTTCGAGAATCAGTTCAAAACCAAAGGCCCAGGTATGGTCTACGTCGGACGAGAGGTTCGAGTTGACGAAGCTGGTTCGCACGCCATCGGGGCCGACGAACGTACCCGTCGCGCCCACGAAAACGACGTGTGGCTCATAATGCCTGGGGCGTACATGGCCGAGCGGGTGGCGCAAAAAAGAAACCGACTCCCCCTGGGCCTCAATTGTGCCGTCGACAGAGACTGCGCATCTTACCTCTCCACGAAATGTCATGGGATGAGGCGCACGTAGCCCGGATGACACAGTTACGAGAATTCGTTGGGCCGACCCATCGCCCGAATCACACCCCGGCAGGACGGCCGTCAAGCAGCCCGCCCCCGTCGCCAGCAGGAGCCACGAAACAACGGCGCATACCTTGGCGGTCACGAGGAATCGATCATTGGCAGGCATGATAGAGGTTTGCGTTCGTCCAGGTGCGGCGAAGCGTGCATCTTTAATGCTCCCCGACCCCATGTCGCCGCATCCATGAAGAAGGAAATGACCTCCTTCGACGTCGCCGCCGTGGCGCTCGAACTCGATGCCTTGAACGGCGCATGGTTCGACAAGGCCTACCAGACGACGTCGGAGATAATCCTCCGTATGAGGGGACAAGGCAAGAAAGACATCGTCATCCAGCCGGGCAAAGCGATTTTCTTTTCGGCGACAGACCGGGAGATGCCGACCGAACCGTCACGTTTCGCCGCGACCATACGGTCACATCTATCGGGCTCGCGCCTTTCGGGCGCGTCGCAGCGCGGCTTCGACCGAGTCATCGAATTGAGTTTCACGAAGGGCGATGACCGGTACCGCGTCGTTGCCGAGCTGTTCCGGGACGGAAACGTCGTCCTCGTGAAAGGCGACATCATCATCCAGCCACTGTCCACGCGTTCATGGGCGGCGCGCGAGATCCGTTCCGGGGAGAAGTACGAATTCCCGCCCCCACGGTTCAACCTCCTCACTGCGAAGCGCGAGGAGATCATGATCCGTTTGGACGCGTCGAAACATGACGTCGTGCGCGCCGCCGCGCTCGATCTCAATCTCGGCGGACTGTACG
Coding sequences within:
- a CDS encoding type II toxin-antitoxin system RelE/ParE family toxin — translated: MQRNIRKALVQLADDPLTSRPGVDVKRLQATKPPKNRLRAGRYRVVYVVAGKEVRVLEVFAREKGYTE
- a CDS encoding protein kinase; its protein translation is MGRIRSVSVGMNALSTAASHFVGFAEHVGPTLILYALVASTMDPGLGSARPWNPAGAAASGTVDSDPDAQLTIVDLAFVLIKACLLFFAAIMATAYALAIRRGEHPSVKETLAFVGPRLSKAREACGTLVALNLFVDFIPTFVSGLSGGAAFIAGFALFLVTVYLGVRWMLADAVILSEDASGNRAIPRSQQLMRGSWWSVFLAMGLVSIPSIVFAALLSSPNGLLPQLISAFVPAMAIYPAAGVLTVSVYSALVAEAPQTHERRHESVRSDPPAAAPGAWPVRPAPETSSKTSYRDRFRIERELGAGGSGKAFLARDVALDRLVVLKQPVVGWLSASDAVNSRFMREARLAARVQHPNVVAVHEIITEEEPPVLLMEYVQGGSLDDVLETRNRLTPEESVRIVADVLAGLGAIHAAGIVHRDLKPANILLTPNGVAKVSDFGIARIEASGQGSTVTAGTMAFSGTILYMSPEQARGDPVDARTDIYAVGAILYRALTGDHYLALEGQSDFKARQLIQEALPRLPADGIPWQYEGVIRTALAKSPGERFQTAAAMREALMAAAKG